The Borrelia duttonii Ly genomic sequence TGCATTGAGAGAAGCCGAACTTGCTATTAGTAAAGTTAGTGATGGAGATTTAAAGAGAGAAATGCAAATTAGATTTGATCTTAAAAATAAAGCTTATAAATTAGATCTAAAAAAAGTATTTAGTGCATCTGTTCTTGATGAGCTATATAATCAAATTATCAGTTATGATAGTTCTTATATTGATGATTTTATTAATATGAAAATTGATGCATTAAGCAAGTATTCTAGGAACTGAGCATTCAATAAATTATTATTTAACCCTTTCTGATAATGTGTAGAAAGGGTTTGATTATATAAAATCCGTAGTAACTGATCCTGAAATTGTTAAGACTTAAGGTTGTAAGACATATAGTGATGATGAATTTGATGTTCTTTTTATTATTATATTGATTTTAAGGACTTCGTATATAGGATTATGCGAAACTGTTAAAAACATTTATTATAACTTGTTATATATAATAACTATCATTAGATGAATTTGTTTCTTGATAAGTTGTGTATTTTATCTGTTTATGTATTTGAATTTTTAATTCAAGTGATATGTCAAATATAAGATAAGTACAATTGACATTTGAGCTTAGTAGTTTAATTTATATTTGATATTGAGTGATCTTGATGATATGATTTATAAAAAGGGAGAATTTATGATGAAATTAGGTATGAGGATATGTGCAACATATTGTGTATTGAGTGTATTGTTTTTTAGTTGCAGGCAATCACGTTTTACAGAAAGTGGTATTCGAACATTATCAAAATTAAAATATAATCAAAAACCAAGAGTTATTATAGGTAAAACATCACCAGCTTTATTGGGTGCTACTTTACCATTAGGTGGTTCTTCTGAGGTAATCTCTAGACCATCGGGTAGTTTAGAAGAAGGTGTTTTAGACACAAGAAATAAACCACAAGATTTGTTGGGTGTTATTCAACCAGAAGTTCCTGCAGCAGAAGAAGTTGTTATTCAACCAGCAGTTCCTGAGGTAGCAGAAGGTATTATTCAACCAGAAGTTCCTGCAGCAGAAGAAGTTGTTATTCAACCAGAAGAGACACATGTAAAAAAACGTGTAAAAAAATATTATGAACAAGACGGGAAATATGAGAATAAATTTGATTTTACTATTGTTGATCGGGAGGAATTTGTATATGAGGAATTAAAAACACGGGAAGATGCTTTGAAAAAATTTAAAGACATAAAATCGCTTTTTCATGAATTTTATTACAATAAAGATTTTGATTCTAAACCTTATAATTATGGCATGTCTTTTCCCAATTTAGTTTTTTCTGAGATTTTTTCTTATAACCCTAATCTGTTTAATCTTCGTCATCCAATTAGATATGTTTATTTGGCTTTGTGGTATAATGGTGATAGGATGTATTGGTTGGCATTGGCGGCACATAAAATATATAGTGTTTATAAAGAATCAAGGTATCATAAATATTATGAATATAAAGAAGCTTGTAAAAAATTTGTAGATAGATTATCGGATATGACAACCGGTAGTTATTATTATTTAAATTTTAATCATGATTTGCCTTATAGCAATGGTAGTAAGATAGATAAAAAAAATTTTGAAACTAAAGCAACACTTGAGGATTTGAGCGAATTAAATAAGCATTTTGTGCAATATATGAACAAAATGAAGAATGTTGTAAGTGTTGTGACGTATAATGTGTATGAGGTAATTCAGAGTATACATGAGGGAGATGAAATTACAGCAGAAGATTTTTATAAGATTTTTGATAAAATGAATAATGATGCAGATATTCAAAAGGGAATAGATATTGTGATAAAAGATAAAGAGAAAATGATGGCAATATTTAGGGAAATAGTTAATAGAGTGAGGCTTGATTAGTAAATAAAAAATTTTATTGTAAATATATTTTAGGATATTTAAATAATTAACTTTGATAACAAAATTTAAATTTTAATTATATGATATACTTATTTAATGAAAAGTACATTCTTTCATTTAGTTTTGAATAATTCTGCATTGATACTTGTAGATATTCAAAATGATTTTTTGCAATCAGGAGCACTTCCTGTTCCTGATGGTAGGGATATTATTCCTTTAGTAAATAAACTTCAAAATTGTTTTAAGCATGTTATTGCAACTAAGGATTGGCATCCTGAGAATCATATAAGTTTTTTAAGTGAAACTAATGTTGATGGTTGGCCTAAACATTGTGTTCAAAATACATGGGGAGCAGCATTTCCAGAAGATTTAGACGTTGAAAAAATCAAAGCTATTTTTTTAAAAGGACAGGATCAAAATTATGATAGTTATAGTGGATTTTATGATGATTGTAATAAAAAGAATCCTACGGGGCTTTTAAGACATCTTAAGAACAATGAAATTTGTGTGGTGTTTATAGCTGGTTTGGCATTGGATTTTTGTGTAAAGGAAACTCTTATTGACGCTCATAATTTGGGATTTAAA encodes the following:
- a CDS encoding nicotinamidase produces the protein MKSTFFHLVLNNSALILVDIQNDFLQSGALPVPDGRDIIPLVNKLQNCFKHVIATKDWHPENHISFLSETNVDGWPKHCVQNTWGAAFPEDLDVEKIKAIFLKGQDQNYDSYSGFYDDCNKKNPTGLLRHLKNNEICVVFIAGLALDFCVKETLIDAHNLGFKTYLIIDATKSISDFPELIIIELKKLGILTCFSKDILINCDL